The genomic stretch tcctctccctcctcctcgtcttcctcctggCCGTGTCcctgcctcccgccgccgccgacgtggcGTTGCGCCTCGTCAGCGTCAGCGTCGGGACCACGTCGTCGCATGTTGAGTGCCTCCATGGAATCGTCTACGCGGCTAACAGCACCTTCGAAgccaaccgccgccgcgtcgccggcctcctccaggCCGAGGCAGCCGCCCGCGGCCCTTACTACACGAAGCGCGCCGTCGGTTACTGGCCTTTCCGCGCAGAGGCCTCCTTCTTCTGCAGGCGCCGCGGCGTTGACGGCACCGGCTTCTGCGCCGCCTGCCTCGCCGGTGCCTTGCTCGAGTTGGAGAGAGAGTGCCCGTACCACAAGGAGGCCTCCTTTTACGGTCGCAACTGCACGCTCGAACTTGGCGAGTACCGAGTCTTCGGGACTGCTGTCGTCTACGGTGAGTTCTGCCAAGCTTCGGGGGTGTGTG from Setaria italica strain Yugu1 chromosome II, Setaria_italica_v2.0, whole genome shotgun sequence encodes the following:
- the LOC101783441 gene encoding cysteine-rich receptor-like protein kinase 4, with the translated sequence MTKCSDPIFTIISVITVVTSRSTMNNPSLLSLLLVFLLAVSLPPAAADVALRLVSVSVGTTSSHVECLHGIVYAANSTFEANRRRVAGLLQAEAAARGPYYTKRAVGYWPFRAEASFFCRRRGVDGTGFCAACLAGALLELERECPYHKEASFYGRNCTLELGEYRVFGTAVVYEGNILKQAMASGLIFQAIGFAWLFFLLLQEWRSRKRGTMMHSTSLLSGD